Proteins from one Mucilaginibacter jinjuensis genomic window:
- a CDS encoding helix-turn-helix domain-containing protein has translation MESSTFNKPLHIGKKIERVRKLRGMTQDDLGSGLNISKQAVSKLEQSESIDDHRLEQIATVLGVTKEGLANFNEDKVFNISTNFNEGCNVTTNSIYTFVENVNNPVEKIIELYENLLKTEREKVEILLNAQKE, from the coding sequence ATGGAATCATCTACATTTAATAAACCATTACATATAGGAAAAAAAATAGAGCGAGTTCGAAAACTTAGAGGCATGACTCAAGATGATTTGGGCTCTGGCTTAAATATTTCTAAACAAGCCGTTTCTAAATTAGAACAAAGCGAGTCAATTGACGATCATCGATTGGAACAAATTGCAACTGTGCTAGGCGTTACTAAAGAAGGTTTGGCCAATTTCAATGAAGACAAGGTATTTAATATAAGTACTAATTTCAATGAAGGGTGTAACGTTACAACTAACTCTATTTACACGTTCGTAGAAAACGTAAATAATCCAGTTGAAAAGATTATTGAGCTATACGAAAATCTGCTCAAAACCGAACGTGAAAAAGTTGAAATTTTGTTGAATGCCCAGAAGGAATAA
- a CDS encoding helix-turn-helix domain-containing protein yields MEEQQFSKQRLSMGQKVERIRNFRGIKQEYMANRLGISQSQVSKIEQEEEIGDELLKQIAEILGVTPEAIKNFDDEKITYNINNYYDIHDIEIKDNASSNFVAQQFNPLEKITELYERLLTSEREKLELLNGKTNES; encoded by the coding sequence ATGGAAGAACAGCAATTCTCGAAGCAGCGGTTGTCGATGGGGCAAAAGGTTGAACGTATTAGAAACTTTAGGGGCATTAAACAGGAATACATGGCTAACAGGCTTGGAATATCTCAATCTCAGGTATCAAAAATCGAACAGGAAGAGGAAATTGGAGATGAACTGCTAAAGCAAATTGCAGAAATTTTGGGAGTTACTCCAGAAGCCATCAAAAACTTTGATGATGAAAAAATCACTTACAACATTAATAATTACTACGATATACATGATATTGAAATAAAAGATAATGCTTCAAGTAATTTTGTAGCCCAACAATTCAATCCACTTGAGAAAATAACTGAGTTGTATGAAAGACTTCTAACTAGTGAGCGAGAGAAGTTGGAACTGCTTAACGGTAAAACAAACGAATCATAA